In the genome of Cryptomeria japonica chromosome 8, Sugi_1.0, whole genome shotgun sequence, one region contains:
- the LOC131857931 gene encoding probable glutathione S-transferase parC: protein MDKVKVLSKWVSMFGMRVPIALEEKGVKYEYQEEDLAPNKSDLLLQMNSVYKKIPVLIHNGQPICESLIILQYIDEAWDYKQLLPINPYDRALARFWADFIDKKFFDSGFRIVWSKDKVEDGKRDMLENLQFLEGALKEMSAGGSLPFFGGKDFGFLDIAFIPFACWFHIYETIGNFKIPFDSEYPLLDAWVKRCMERDSVKKVLPSPDRALEDILQLRERYMVG, encoded by the exons AATTGCCTTGGAAGAGAAAGGTGTTAAATATGAATACCAGGAAGAGGATCTGGCTCCCAATAAAAGTGATCTTCTCCTGCAAATGAATTCTGTGTACAAGAAAATACCTGTCTTGATCCACAATGGCCAGCCTATATGCGAGTCTCTTATAATTCTTCAATACATTGATGAGGCTTGGGATTACAAACAATTATTACCCATCAACCCATATGACCGTGCCCTTGCTCGCTTCTGGGCCGACTTCATAGATAAAAAA TTTTTTGACTCGGGATTTCGTATAGTATGGTCAAAAGACAAGGTTGAGGACGGCAAGCGTGACATGTTGGAGAACCTTCAATTTTTAGAAGGCGCACTAAAAGAGATGTCGGCAGGGGGGTCCCTCCCTTTTTTCGGTGGGAAGGATTTTGGGTTTCTTGATATTGCCTTCATTCCCTTTGCTTGTTGGTTCCATATTTATGAAACTATTGGGAATTTCAAGATACCATTTGACAGTGAATACCCACTTCTTGATGCTTGGGTTAAGAGATGTATGGAGAGGGATAGTGTTAAGAAAGTCCTTCCCTCTCCTGATAGAGCCCTAGAAGACATATTACAATTAAGGGAGAGATATATGGTTGGTTAA